In the Candidatus Kaelpia aquatica genome, one interval contains:
- a CDS encoding ribonuclease HII, which translates to MEDGLSLIVGVDEVGRGALAGPVTAAAVLFSKEVLKNRSSIFKDEIKDSKLLSASKREELFLKISKFAKVATSSISHQKIDEVNILEATKLAMKEAVLSLDLNPELVLIDGNITLDLKLTQIPIPGGDRICFSISAASIIAKVTRDRYMIEIGNKYGNYNFVQNKGYGTKEHMELLRLNGPSPIHRKTFAPLKNRVFEV; encoded by the coding sequence ATAGAAGATGGCCTCTCCCTGATTGTAGGGGTAGATGAAGTAGGGCGTGGAGCGCTTGCAGGCCCTGTTACAGCAGCTGCAGTATTATTCAGCAAAGAAGTGTTAAAGAATAGAAGTAGCATCTTTAAAGACGAGATAAAAGACTCTAAGCTCCTAAGTGCCTCTAAGAGGGAAGAGCTGTTTTTAAAGATATCTAAATTTGCTAAAGTTGCGACCTCTAGTATCTCCCATCAGAAGATTGATGAAGTAAATATCTTAGAAGCTACAAAGCTTGCTATGAAGGAAGCTGTTCTCTCGCTGGACTTAAATCCCGAATTAGTGCTTATAGATGGGAATATAACTCTAGATTTAAAGCTGACTCAGATTCCGATACCGGGAGGAGATAGAATATGTTTCTCTATTTCAGCTGCCTCTATTATAGCCAAGGTAACAAGGGATAGGTATATGATAGAGATAGGTAATAAGTATGGTAATTATAATTTTGTTCAAAATAAGGGATATGGCACAAAAGAGCATATGGAGCTACTTCGTCTTAACGGCCCATCGCCGATACATAGAAAGACGTTTGCACCTCTAAAGAATAGAGTCTTTGAAGTTTAG
- the rplS gene encoding 50S ribosomal protein L19 → MKDIIREVEQKYRKEQLPKFNVGDTVKVHIKIQEGEKRRKQIFEGIVIAIGGSGIGRAFTVRKISYSEGVEKVFPFHSPAVEEVEVVKMGDVKKAKLYYLRERIGKKATRVKEKIGGSRKVVKEKK, encoded by the coding sequence ATGAAAGATATTATCAGAGAAGTAGAGCAGAAGTATAGAAAAGAACAGCTGCCTAAATTTAATGTGGGAGATACTGTTAAGGTCCATATTAAGATACAGGAAGGAGAGAAGCGTAGAAAGCAGATCTTTGAAGGTATAGTTATTGCTATAGGTGGTTCAGGTATAGGAAGAGCCTTTACTGTAAGAAAGATAAGTTATAGCGAAGGCGTAGAGAAGGTTTTTCCGTTTCACTCACCTGCTGTTGAAGAGGTGGAAGTTGTAAAAATGGGAGATGTCAAAAAAGCAAAGCTCTACTATTTAAGAGAGAGGATAGGCAAGAAGGCAACAAGAGTCAAAGAGAAAATAGGCGGTTCAAGAAAAGTAGTCAAGGAGAAAAAATAG
- the trmD gene encoding tRNA (guanosine(37)-N1)-methyltransferase TrmD: MVIDVLTLFPGMFEPVISESILKRAQEKELVDINLHDLRDWTSDKRGTVDDRPFGGGPGMVLKPEPIFKALNELRREDSHVILLGPSGKRLEQSYLVELKTRSHIILICGHYEDVDERVRKHLIDQEVSIGDYILTCGELPAMVIIDSLIRLLPDVLGNEDANELESFSRGLLEYPQYTRPADFNGWSVPDVLLSGDHKEIEQWRLKKSLDKTERLRPDLYDKFKKSNKI, translated from the coding sequence ATGGTTATAGATGTTTTGACTCTCTTTCCAGGTATGTTTGAGCCGGTAATTTCTGAGTCTATATTGAAACGGGCTCAAGAGAAAGAACTAGTAGATATAAATCTTCATGATTTAAGAGATTGGACATCTGATAAGAGAGGTACTGTAGATGATAGGCCGTTTGGCGGAGGGCCGGGAATGGTCTTAAAGCCAGAACCTATATTTAAAGCTTTAAATGAGCTAAGAAGAGAGGACTCTCATGTCATACTTCTTGGTCCCTCTGGAAAGAGACTAGAGCAGAGCTACTTAGTAGAGTTAAAGACTAGAAGTCATATTATTTTGATCTGCGGTCATTATGAAGATGTGGACGAAAGGGTCAGGAAGCATTTAATAGATCAAGAGGTATCTATAGGGGATTATATATTGACTTGCGGGGAATTGCCTGCAATGGTCATTATAGATTCTCTGATACGTCTCTTGCCGGATGTTTTAGGCAATGAAGATGCAAATGAATTGGAGTCTTTCAGTAGAGGGTTGCTAGAGTACCCTCAATATACAAGGCCAGCTGATTTTAATGGCTGGAGTGTTCCGGATGTTCTTTTAAGCGGTGATCATAAAGAGATAGAACAGTGGAGACTTAAAAAGTCGTTGGATAAGACAGAGAGATTGCGGCCGGATTTATACGATAAGTTTAAAAAGAGTAATAAAATATAA
- the rpsP gene encoding 30S ribosomal protein S16, producing MAVKIRLRRIGKKKVPHYRIVVADSRAARDGKFIEQIGCYDPKKEADQAKIDKEKAMDWIKKGAQVSETVKSLMKKNGIDPDEFKKAIKKKK from the coding sequence ATGGCTGTTAAGATCAGGTTAAGAAGAATAGGTAAGAAGAAAGTTCCTCATTACAGGATAGTTGTAGCTGATTCTAGGGCTGCAAGAGATGGTAAGTTTATAGAACAGATTGGATGCTATGATCCTAAGAAAGAGGCTGACCAGGCTAAGATTGACAAGGAGAAGGCTATGGATTGGATTAAGAAAGGAGCCCAAGTAAGTGAGACCGTTAAGTCTTTGATGAAAAAAAACGGAATAGATCCAGACGAATTTAAAAAAGCAATTAAGAAGAAAAAGTAA